The window ACTTTGAAACCCTTGCCAGGCACCGAGAAAATGCTTGAAACACTCCATGAGATGGGCATTTTTATGGGCATTGCCAGCAGCAAAGTGGGGCCGATGCTACGCAAGGAAATTGCCCATTTCGGCTGGGAAAAATACCTGCCGGGCGTTGTTGGGGCAGGGGAGGCGGAAAAGGACAAGCCGGCGAAAGAGGCCGCTTTGTTTGCCATCCATGGCACAAACATCAAGCTGGGAGAGGCACTTTGGGTGGTCGGCGACCTTCCGATTGACGTTGAATTCGCACGAAATGCAGGCACCACCGCAATTGTCATGAACAGCTCCCTTCCTGATATAAAAGACTTTGGGGACCTTGCACCCGATTGGGTCGTGGACCATTGCAAAGACCTTCCGCCTTTCGTCAGGGCTTGTGCCGACGATGCGTAGGAGTGGCTTAACCACAAGCAGAAGAACGATAAGAAAAACAGGGAAGAAAAATGGGGGCGCATAATGACGACAGAAAAATCACAAAATGTTCAGGACGTCTTCCTAAACAACATTCGGAAAAACAAAATTCAGGTGACCGTATTTCTGGTTAATGGCGTAAAGCTTCAGGGCGTCGTTACCTGGTTCGACAATTTTTGCGTGTTGCTTCGTCGAAACAACCACATACAGCTGATCTACAAACACGCTATTTCAACAATTATGCCGGCAGGCCCAATCCAGCTGTTTGAAGAGGACAAGGAAAACGCTGAAGTCGAAGAAGTCTAAGCTACCGTCAGAAGACCTTTCCGAAGGCGGCAAGGCCAGCGCGCGCGCCTGCGTTCTTTCTCCTTTCTTGAAGGGAAGCGGTCATGAACCGCTCCGCCATGCGGAGGCGCGGCTTAGGGAAGCTGTGAATTTGACGGAGGCAATCGGGCTAAAGGTCGTCTGTGAAGAAACGGTTTCTCTGGCACGTATCGTGCCCGCAACGCTTTTCGGCAAGGGCACGGTTGAACGTTTTCACGACCAAATAACGGCCGATGACATCGAATTGGTCGTCATTGATCATCCCG of the Rhodospirillaceae bacterium genome contains:
- a CDS encoding RNA chaperone Hfq — translated: MTTEKSQNVQDVFLNNIRKNKIQVTVFLVNGVKLQGVVTWFDNFCVLLRRNNHIQLIYKHAISTIMPAGPIQLFEEDKENAEVEEV
- a CDS encoding HAD family hydrolase, whose protein sequence is MKKMPPFPRAILFDWDNTLVDSWEGMQRAMNATLIAMGHEPWTMEQAQQRMNRSLRNAFPELFGERWHEAHDIFYEAFTEGHLETLKPLPGTEKMLETLHEMGIFMGIASSKVGPMLRKEIAHFGWEKYLPGVVGAGEAEKDKPAKEAALFAIHGTNIKLGEALWVVGDLPIDVEFARNAGTTAIVMNSSLPDIKDFGDLAPDWVVDHCKDLPPFVRACADDA